The following proteins are encoded in a genomic region of Glycine soja cultivar W05 chromosome 17, ASM419377v2, whole genome shotgun sequence:
- the LOC114394247 gene encoding protein ACCUMULATION AND REPLICATION OF CHLOROPLASTS 6, chloroplastic-like isoform X1 produces METVLPRAGLAFCTPHPTTTLQRFTKPNKLLRSSSRGGASLSATSKWAERLIADFQFLGDAATSTVTLSPSSVPPSLDPPERYVSIPLDLYRVLGAELHFLGDGIRRAYEAKFSKPPQYAFSNDALISRRQILQAACETLADPASRREYNQGLVDDHEDAAILTQIPFDKVPGALCVLQEAGETELVLEIGQGLLRERLPKTFKQDVVLAMALAFVDVSRDAMALSPPDFIAACEMLERALKLLLEEGATSLAPDLQAQIDETLEEITPHCVLELLALPLDDEHRARRGEGLLGVRNILWAVGGGGAAAFAGGFTREDFMNESFLHMTAAEQVELFVATPSNIPAESFEAYGVALALVAQAFVGKKPHLIQDADNLFQQLQQTKITAVRNAPSVYIPKEIREIDFALERGLCALLVGELDQCRSWLGLDTDSSPYRNPSIIEFIMENEKGDEDSDLPGLCKLLETWLMEVVFPRFRDTKETRFKLGDYYDDSTVLRYLERLEGGSHSPLAAAAAIVKIGAEATAVISQVQASVMNALKKVFPVGSEDQIVKHQVNGVNEDFGFSESENPVILSDQDSSVNAEVSGIKNTTETSEGEFITEEIKNASVQIMCAGVVIGLVTLVGLKFLPSRNGLPMLCKTTGSAMASDTINLGSLGDEEKVEQLPKMDARVAEALVRKWQSVKSEAFGPDHCMGRLHEVLDGEMLKIWTDRAGEIAERGWSYDYTLEDLNIDSVTISQNGRRAVVETTLKESIHLNAIGHPQHDASNSRTYTTRYEMSFTGPGWKIVEGAVLES; encoded by the exons ATGGAAACGGTGCTCCCTCGCGCTGGCCTCGCTTTCTGCACTCCGCACCCAACAACGACACTACAACGTTTCACAAAACCTAACAAACTCCTCCGTTCATCCTCCCGCGGCGGCGCTTCCTTATCCGCCACCAGCAAATGGGCGGAGCGCCTCATTGCCGATTTCCAATTCCTCGGCGACGCCGCCACTTCCACCGTCACTCTCAGCCCCTCCTCCGTCCCTCCCAGCCTCGACCCTCCGGAGCGCTACGTCTCCATCCCTCTCGACCTGTACCGAGTCCTCGGCGCCGAATTACATTTCCTCGGCGACGGCATTCGCAGGGCCTACGAGGCCAAGTTCTCGAAGCCTCCTCAGTACGCCTTCAGCAACGACGCTTTAATCAGCCGCCGCCAAATCCTCCAAGCCGCCTGCGAAACCCTAGCGGACCCTGCTTCTAGAAGAGAGTACAATCAAGGCCTCGTCGACGACCACGAAGACGCCGCCATTCTCACTCAAATCCCTTTCGACAAA GTTCCTGGAGCGTTGTGTGTGTTGCAGGAAGCTGGAGAGACAGAGCTTGTGCTTGAGATTGGGCAGGGTTTGCTTAGGGAGAGGTTGCCAAAGACGTTTAAGCAGGATGTTGTGTTGGCTATGGCGCTTGCTTTTGTTGATGTGTCAAGGGATGCTATGGCTTTGTCCCCACCGGATTTCATTGCGGCCTGTGAGATGCTCGAGAGGGCGTTGAAGCTTTTGCTG GAAGAAGGAGCAACCAGCCTAGCTCCAGATTTACAAGCACAAATAGATGAGACGCTAGAAGAGATAACCCCACATTGTGTTTTGGAACTTTTAGCCTTGCCTCTTGATGATGAACATCGAGCACGGCGTGGGGAAGGTCTTCTTGGTGTCCGTAACATTTTGTGGGCTGTTGGAGGAGGGGGTGCAGCAGCATTTGCTGGGGGTTTCACCCGTGAAGACTTCATGAATGAGTCATTCTTACACATGACAGCGGCTGAACAG GTTGAACTTTTTGTAGCCACACCAAGTAATATTCCAGCTGAAAGTTTCGAAGCATATGGAGTTGCACTTGCACTGGTTGCACAAGCTTTTGTGGGTAAAAAGCCGCATCTTATTCAAGATGCTGATAACTTGTTCCAACAACTTCAACAGACTAAGATTACAGCTGTGAGGAATGCTCCCTCTGTTTATATTCCCAAGGAGATTAGAGAGATTGATTTTGCTTTAGAAAGGGGTCTCTGTGCACTGCTTGTTGGGGAGCTGGATCAATGTCGGTCATGGTTAGGACTAGATACTGATAGCTCTCCTTATAGAAACCCATCTATTATAGAATTTATTATGGAAAATGAAAAAGGTGATGAGGACAGTGATCTTCCTGGACTCTGTAAATTGTTAGAGACATGGCTGATGGAGGTGGTTTTTCCTAGGTTTAGAGATACAAAAGAAACAAGATTCAAGCTTGGAGATTACTATGATGACTCAACAGTGCTGAGATATCTAGAGAGGCTGGAGGGTGGTAGCCATTCACCCTTAGCTGCTGCTGCAGCCATAGTAAAAATCGGAGCCGAGGCTACTGCTGTCATTAGCCAGGTCCAGGCTAGTGTAATGAATGCATTGAAAAAGGTATTTCCTGTTGGTTCTGAAGATCAAATTGTGAAACATCAAGTAAATGGTGTGAATGAGGATTTTGGCTTTTCTGAAAGTGAGAATCCTGTGATATTATCAGATCAGGATTCTTCGGTCAATGCTGAGGTTTCTggaataaaaaatactactGAGACAAGTGAAGGTGAATTTATTactgaagaaattaaaaatgcaaGTGTGCAGATCATGTGTGCTGGTGTTGTAATTGGACTGGTAACTTTGGTTGGTTTGAAGTTTTTACCTTCTAGGAATGGCTTGCCCATGCTTTGTAAAACGACTGGTTCAGCAATGGCATCGGATACTATCAACTTAG GTTCCTTGGGAGATGAAGAAAAAGTAGAGCAGCTACCAAAAATGGATGCAAGGGTTGCTGAGGCTCTAGTTCGCAAGTGGCAAAGTGTAAAATCCGAAGCTTTTGGACCTGATCATTGCATGGGAAGGTTACATGAG GTTTTGGACGGTGAGATGTTGAAGATATGGACAGATCGTGCTGGTGAGATTGCAGAGCGTGGTTGGTCCTACGACTACACCTTGGAAGACCTCAACATCGATAGTGTGACCATCTCACAGAATGGGCGCCGTGCAGTGGTGGAAACAACTCTCAAAGAGTCTATTCACCTGAATGCCATAGGTCATCCACAACATGATGCTTCTAACAGCAGAACCTACACAACAAGATATGAGATGTCTTTTACAGGTCCAGGGTGGAAAATTGTTGAAGGAGCTGTCCTTGAGTCCTAA
- the LOC114394247 gene encoding protein ACCUMULATION AND REPLICATION OF CHLOROPLASTS 6, chloroplastic-like isoform X3: METVLPRAGLAFCTPHPTTTLQRFTKPNKLLRSSSRGGASLSATSKWAERLIADFQFLGDAATSTVTLSPSSVPPSLDPPERYVSIPLDLYRVLGAELHFLGDGIRRAYEAKFSKPPQYAFSNDALISRRQILQAACETLADPASRREYNQGLVDDHEDAAILTQIPFDKVPGALCVLQEAGETELVLEIGQGLLRERLPKTFKQDVVLAMALAFVDVSRDAMALSPPDFIAACEMLERALKLLLEEGATSLAPDLQAQIDETLEEITPHCVLELLALPLDDEHRARRGEGLLGVRNILWAVGGGGAAAFAGGFTREDFMNESFLHMTAAEQVELFVATPSNIPAESFEAYGVALALVAQAFVGKKPHLIQDADNLFQQLQQTKITAVRNAPSVYIPKEIREIDFALERGLCALLVGELDQCRSWLGLDTDSSPYRNPSIIEFIMENEKGDEDSDLPGLCKLLETWLMEVVFPRFRDTKETRFKLGDYYDDSTVLRYLERLEGGSHSPLAAAAAIVKIGAEATAVISQVQASVMNALKKVFPVGSEDQIVKHQVNGVNEDFGFSESENPVILSDQDSSVNAEVSGIKNTTETSEGEFITEEIKNASVQIMCAGVVIGLVTLVGLKFLPSRNGLPMLCKTTGSAMASDTINLGSLGDEEKVEQLPKMDARVAEALVRKWQSVKSEAFGPDHCMGRLHEAMLLEFWKAGIVSSCFGR, encoded by the exons ATGGAAACGGTGCTCCCTCGCGCTGGCCTCGCTTTCTGCACTCCGCACCCAACAACGACACTACAACGTTTCACAAAACCTAACAAACTCCTCCGTTCATCCTCCCGCGGCGGCGCTTCCTTATCCGCCACCAGCAAATGGGCGGAGCGCCTCATTGCCGATTTCCAATTCCTCGGCGACGCCGCCACTTCCACCGTCACTCTCAGCCCCTCCTCCGTCCCTCCCAGCCTCGACCCTCCGGAGCGCTACGTCTCCATCCCTCTCGACCTGTACCGAGTCCTCGGCGCCGAATTACATTTCCTCGGCGACGGCATTCGCAGGGCCTACGAGGCCAAGTTCTCGAAGCCTCCTCAGTACGCCTTCAGCAACGACGCTTTAATCAGCCGCCGCCAAATCCTCCAAGCCGCCTGCGAAACCCTAGCGGACCCTGCTTCTAGAAGAGAGTACAATCAAGGCCTCGTCGACGACCACGAAGACGCCGCCATTCTCACTCAAATCCCTTTCGACAAA GTTCCTGGAGCGTTGTGTGTGTTGCAGGAAGCTGGAGAGACAGAGCTTGTGCTTGAGATTGGGCAGGGTTTGCTTAGGGAGAGGTTGCCAAAGACGTTTAAGCAGGATGTTGTGTTGGCTATGGCGCTTGCTTTTGTTGATGTGTCAAGGGATGCTATGGCTTTGTCCCCACCGGATTTCATTGCGGCCTGTGAGATGCTCGAGAGGGCGTTGAAGCTTTTGCTG GAAGAAGGAGCAACCAGCCTAGCTCCAGATTTACAAGCACAAATAGATGAGACGCTAGAAGAGATAACCCCACATTGTGTTTTGGAACTTTTAGCCTTGCCTCTTGATGATGAACATCGAGCACGGCGTGGGGAAGGTCTTCTTGGTGTCCGTAACATTTTGTGGGCTGTTGGAGGAGGGGGTGCAGCAGCATTTGCTGGGGGTTTCACCCGTGAAGACTTCATGAATGAGTCATTCTTACACATGACAGCGGCTGAACAG GTTGAACTTTTTGTAGCCACACCAAGTAATATTCCAGCTGAAAGTTTCGAAGCATATGGAGTTGCACTTGCACTGGTTGCACAAGCTTTTGTGGGTAAAAAGCCGCATCTTATTCAAGATGCTGATAACTTGTTCCAACAACTTCAACAGACTAAGATTACAGCTGTGAGGAATGCTCCCTCTGTTTATATTCCCAAGGAGATTAGAGAGATTGATTTTGCTTTAGAAAGGGGTCTCTGTGCACTGCTTGTTGGGGAGCTGGATCAATGTCGGTCATGGTTAGGACTAGATACTGATAGCTCTCCTTATAGAAACCCATCTATTATAGAATTTATTATGGAAAATGAAAAAGGTGATGAGGACAGTGATCTTCCTGGACTCTGTAAATTGTTAGAGACATGGCTGATGGAGGTGGTTTTTCCTAGGTTTAGAGATACAAAAGAAACAAGATTCAAGCTTGGAGATTACTATGATGACTCAACAGTGCTGAGATATCTAGAGAGGCTGGAGGGTGGTAGCCATTCACCCTTAGCTGCTGCTGCAGCCATAGTAAAAATCGGAGCCGAGGCTACTGCTGTCATTAGCCAGGTCCAGGCTAGTGTAATGAATGCATTGAAAAAGGTATTTCCTGTTGGTTCTGAAGATCAAATTGTGAAACATCAAGTAAATGGTGTGAATGAGGATTTTGGCTTTTCTGAAAGTGAGAATCCTGTGATATTATCAGATCAGGATTCTTCGGTCAATGCTGAGGTTTCTggaataaaaaatactactGAGACAAGTGAAGGTGAATTTATTactgaagaaattaaaaatgcaaGTGTGCAGATCATGTGTGCTGGTGTTGTAATTGGACTGGTAACTTTGGTTGGTTTGAAGTTTTTACCTTCTAGGAATGGCTTGCCCATGCTTTGTAAAACGACTGGTTCAGCAATGGCATCGGATACTATCAACTTAG GTTCCTTGGGAGATGAAGAAAAAGTAGAGCAGCTACCAAAAATGGATGCAAGGGTTGCTGAGGCTCTAGTTCGCAAGTGGCAAAGTGTAAAATCCGAAGCTTTTGGACCTGATCATTGCATGGGAAGGTTACATGAG GCCATGCTTTTGGAGTTTTGGAAAGCAGGGATTGTGAGTAGCT GTTTTGGACGGTGA
- the LOC114394247 gene encoding protein ACCUMULATION AND REPLICATION OF CHLOROPLASTS 6, chloroplastic-like isoform X2, whose translation METVLPRAGLAFCTPHPTTTLQRFTKPNKLLRSSSRGGASLSATSKWAERLIADFQFLGDAATSTVTLSPSSVPPSLDPPERYVSIPLDLYRVLGAELHFLGDGIRRAYEAKFSKPPQYAFSNDALISRRQILQAACETLADPASRREYNQGLVDDHEDAAILTQIPFDKVPGALCVLQEAGETELVLEIGQGLLRERLPKTFKQDVVLAMALAFVDVSRDAMALSPPDFIAACEMLERALKLLLEEGATSLAPDLQAQIDETLEEITPHCVLELLALPLDDEHRARRGEGLLGVRNILWAVGGGGAAAFAGGFTREDFMNESFLHMTAAEQVELFVATPSNIPAESFEAYGVALALVAQAFVGKKPHLIQDADNLFQQLQQTKITAVRNAPSVYIPKEIREIDFALERGLCALLVGELDQCRSWLGLDTDSSPYRNPSIIEFIMENEKGDEDSDLPGLCKLLETWLMEVVFPRFRDTKETRFKLGDYYDDSTVLRYLERLEGGSHSPLAAAAAIVKIGAEATAVISQVQASVMNALKKVFPVGSEDQIVKHQVNGVNEDFGFSESENPVILSDQDSSVNAEVSGIKNTTETSEGEFITEEIKNASVQIMCAGVVIGLVTLVGLKFLPSRNGLPMLCKTTGSAMASDTINLGSLGDEEKVEQLPKMDARVAEALVRKWQSVKSEAFGPDHCMGRLHEAMLLEFWKAGIVSSWVPAPSIATFACSLTGNSLDMRQLCSELSYFCV comes from the exons ATGGAAACGGTGCTCCCTCGCGCTGGCCTCGCTTTCTGCACTCCGCACCCAACAACGACACTACAACGTTTCACAAAACCTAACAAACTCCTCCGTTCATCCTCCCGCGGCGGCGCTTCCTTATCCGCCACCAGCAAATGGGCGGAGCGCCTCATTGCCGATTTCCAATTCCTCGGCGACGCCGCCACTTCCACCGTCACTCTCAGCCCCTCCTCCGTCCCTCCCAGCCTCGACCCTCCGGAGCGCTACGTCTCCATCCCTCTCGACCTGTACCGAGTCCTCGGCGCCGAATTACATTTCCTCGGCGACGGCATTCGCAGGGCCTACGAGGCCAAGTTCTCGAAGCCTCCTCAGTACGCCTTCAGCAACGACGCTTTAATCAGCCGCCGCCAAATCCTCCAAGCCGCCTGCGAAACCCTAGCGGACCCTGCTTCTAGAAGAGAGTACAATCAAGGCCTCGTCGACGACCACGAAGACGCCGCCATTCTCACTCAAATCCCTTTCGACAAA GTTCCTGGAGCGTTGTGTGTGTTGCAGGAAGCTGGAGAGACAGAGCTTGTGCTTGAGATTGGGCAGGGTTTGCTTAGGGAGAGGTTGCCAAAGACGTTTAAGCAGGATGTTGTGTTGGCTATGGCGCTTGCTTTTGTTGATGTGTCAAGGGATGCTATGGCTTTGTCCCCACCGGATTTCATTGCGGCCTGTGAGATGCTCGAGAGGGCGTTGAAGCTTTTGCTG GAAGAAGGAGCAACCAGCCTAGCTCCAGATTTACAAGCACAAATAGATGAGACGCTAGAAGAGATAACCCCACATTGTGTTTTGGAACTTTTAGCCTTGCCTCTTGATGATGAACATCGAGCACGGCGTGGGGAAGGTCTTCTTGGTGTCCGTAACATTTTGTGGGCTGTTGGAGGAGGGGGTGCAGCAGCATTTGCTGGGGGTTTCACCCGTGAAGACTTCATGAATGAGTCATTCTTACACATGACAGCGGCTGAACAG GTTGAACTTTTTGTAGCCACACCAAGTAATATTCCAGCTGAAAGTTTCGAAGCATATGGAGTTGCACTTGCACTGGTTGCACAAGCTTTTGTGGGTAAAAAGCCGCATCTTATTCAAGATGCTGATAACTTGTTCCAACAACTTCAACAGACTAAGATTACAGCTGTGAGGAATGCTCCCTCTGTTTATATTCCCAAGGAGATTAGAGAGATTGATTTTGCTTTAGAAAGGGGTCTCTGTGCACTGCTTGTTGGGGAGCTGGATCAATGTCGGTCATGGTTAGGACTAGATACTGATAGCTCTCCTTATAGAAACCCATCTATTATAGAATTTATTATGGAAAATGAAAAAGGTGATGAGGACAGTGATCTTCCTGGACTCTGTAAATTGTTAGAGACATGGCTGATGGAGGTGGTTTTTCCTAGGTTTAGAGATACAAAAGAAACAAGATTCAAGCTTGGAGATTACTATGATGACTCAACAGTGCTGAGATATCTAGAGAGGCTGGAGGGTGGTAGCCATTCACCCTTAGCTGCTGCTGCAGCCATAGTAAAAATCGGAGCCGAGGCTACTGCTGTCATTAGCCAGGTCCAGGCTAGTGTAATGAATGCATTGAAAAAGGTATTTCCTGTTGGTTCTGAAGATCAAATTGTGAAACATCAAGTAAATGGTGTGAATGAGGATTTTGGCTTTTCTGAAAGTGAGAATCCTGTGATATTATCAGATCAGGATTCTTCGGTCAATGCTGAGGTTTCTggaataaaaaatactactGAGACAAGTGAAGGTGAATTTATTactgaagaaattaaaaatgcaaGTGTGCAGATCATGTGTGCTGGTGTTGTAATTGGACTGGTAACTTTGGTTGGTTTGAAGTTTTTACCTTCTAGGAATGGCTTGCCCATGCTTTGTAAAACGACTGGTTCAGCAATGGCATCGGATACTATCAACTTAG GTTCCTTGGGAGATGAAGAAAAAGTAGAGCAGCTACCAAAAATGGATGCAAGGGTTGCTGAGGCTCTAGTTCGCAAGTGGCAAAGTGTAAAATCCGAAGCTTTTGGACCTGATCATTGCATGGGAAGGTTACATGAG GCCATGCTTTTGGAGTTTTGGAAAGCAGGGATTGTGAGTAGCT GGGTTCCAGCCCCCTCCATTGCAACATTCGCTTGCTCTTTGACTGGCAACAGTCTTGACATGAGGCAGTTATGCAGTGAATTATCATATTTCTGTGTATGA
- the LOC114392715 gene encoding probable 1-acylglycerol-3-phosphate O-acyltransferase, translating into MAEDIGKSNLESSAAASTTSRGFWPSVLRWIPTSSDHIINAEKRLLSLVKTPYVQEQVNIGSGPPDSKVRWFRSSSNEPRFINTVTFHSKDDSPTLVMVHGYAASQGFFFRNFDALASRFRVIAIDQLGWGGSSRPDFTCRSTEETEAWFVDSFEEWRKAKNLSNFILLGHSFGGYVASKYALKHPEHVKHLILVGPAGFSSESERITKLLSTWKGSILNQIWESNFTPQRIIRGLGPWGPGMVRKYTSARFVTYTTGEMLAESESSLLTDYVYHTLAAKASGELCLKYIFSFGALPRSPLLHSASEWKVPTTFIYGFQDWMNYEGAQEARKQMNVPCEILRVPQAGHFVFIDNPSGFHSAVFYACRRFLRPDQDTESLPEGLTSA; encoded by the exons ATGGCAGAAGACATCGGCAAAAGCAACCTCGAATCCTCTGCTGCTGCTTCAACAACCTCCCGAGGTTTCTGGCCTTCCGTCTTACGTTGGATCCCCACTTCCTCCGATCACATCATCAATGCTGAAAAACGCCTTCTTTCTCTTGTCAA GACTCCATATGTTCAAGAACAGGTCAATATAGGTTCCGGTCCACCTGATTCCAAAGTTAGATGGTTCCGTTCATCGAGCAATGAACCACGGTTTATTAACACAGTTACGTTTCACAGTAAGGATGATTCTCCTACGCTGGTGATGGTTCATGGATATGCAGCTTCTCAGGGTTTCTTTTTTCGCAATTTTGATGCCCTTGCCTCCCGTTTCAGAGTGATTGCTATTGATCAACTTGG ttgGGGTGGATCTAGCAGGCCTGACTTTACATGCAGAAGCACTGAAG AAACTGAGGCGTGGTTCGTTGATTCTTTTGAggaatggagaaaggccaaAAACCTGAGCAATTTTATACTACTTGGGCATTCTTTTGGTGGTTATGTTGCTTCCAAGTATGCACTTAAG CACCCTGAGCATGTAAAGCACTTGATTCTGGTGGGACCTGCTGGATTTTCATCAGAATCAGAAAGAATTACAAAGTTGTTATCAACATGGAAAGGATCAATCCTGAACCAAATATGGGAATCTAATTTTACACCTCAGAGAATCATCAG AGGTTTAGGTCCTTGGGGTCCTGGTATGGTTCGCAAGTATACAAGTGCCAGGTTTGTTACATATACAACTGGGGAAATGCTGGCAGAATCTGAATCGAGTTTACTGACAG ATTATGTTTACCATACTTTAGCAGCCAAAGCCAGTGGCGAGCTGtgcttaaaatatatattttcatttggaGCACTCCCGAGGTCACCTCTACTTCACAG TGCATCAGAGTGGAAGGTGCCCACCACCTTCATATATGGTTTTCAGGACTGGATGAATTATGAAGGTGCGCAAGAAGCTCGCAAACAAATGAATGTTCCATGTGAAATCCTTAGGGTTCCCCAG GCCGGGCACTTTGTGTTCATTGACAACCCAAGTGGCTTCCATTCAGCAGTGTTTTATGCCTGTAGAAGGTTTCTTAGGCCTGATCAAGACACTGAATCCCTTCCTGAAGGGCTAACCTCTGCATAG